A part of Aegilops tauschii subsp. strangulata cultivar AL8/78 chromosome 2, Aet v6.0, whole genome shotgun sequence genomic DNA contains:
- the LOC109753701 gene encoding peptide-N(4)-(N-acetyl-beta-glucosaminyl)asparagine amidase isoform X1, with translation MVARRFLVRQVPADEEHTVEYDTEDGLDVLRFQIFSLTSVPPDLQKIVVEADGSVVDDGTDLESIPEGLCLMSIDEGEDADAASALATAQEKSDEELARLIEIEVEADGSVVDDGTDLESISEVLRLVPIGEGDDVDAAAAAAARAQEKSDEELARMIQAEEEALLLQQYSIQSDGGEVFRERVEPYMRQVLKYEDPLRQEAALKTVPVDELKEKALISLAKEGIFSPSKNEEDHAFLLQLLFWFKQSFRWVNAPACDICDRETSVVGMGNPLPSEIEFGASRVEIYRCNHCSSITRFPRYNDPHKLIQTRKGRCGEWANCFTFYCRVYGYEARLILDFTDHVWTECFSNLYGRWIHLDPCEGVYDNPLLYEKGWNKKLDYAIGISKDGVHDITKRYTRKWHEVLSRRTITSEDTVSAILMNITRKCRSGLSSDELLALENRDRKESEELSKATYLEVNNSISLPGRQSGSVEWRAARSELGQADSLSCSSCPIRRCVDAHVSKIYDALSAILSHFCDNNIPNERIIEVFVTLRSLMQNLKDANFKSRRVTLDQKLQQIFEILPSAERLLSAISLKAELHTVGDPSVATDGNLIHTSLALPVALDAVDEILSNYKSNIFYTKGHQFPRGNRLCSGSVLASSEQLPIGIATAAFDGIRLSKWEEPDGAKGCWLMYKVHGGQTCELESYDLMSANDAPERDPMDWVLEGSTDQGSTWNTIDARSSVIFGSRFCRKSFTVDKRYKANVLRFRFLRGRESSANPRFQIGSIDFYGETHMA, from the exons ATGGTGGCTCGCAGGTTCTTAGTCCGGCAGGTCCCCGCCGACGAGGAGCACACGGTCGAGTACGACACGGAGGACGGACTCGACGTCCTCCGGTTTCAGATCTTCTCGCTCACCTCCGTCCCGCCCGACCTCCAGAAG ATCGTAGTGGAAGCGGATGGCTCCGTGGTCGACGACGGCACCGACCTCGAGTCAATCCCCGAGGGCCTGTGCCTCATGTCCATTGACGAGGGGGAGGACGCGGACGCGGCTTCGGCGTTGGCGACGGCGCAGGAGAAGTCCGATGAGGAACTGGCGAGGTTGATTGAG ATCGAGGTGGAGGCGGATGGCTCCGTGGTCGACGACGGCACCGACCTCGAGTCCATTTCTGAGGTCCTCCGCCTCGTCCCCATCGGCGAGGGGGATGACGTGGATGCAGCGGCGGCTGCAGCTGCGAGGGCGCAGGAGAAGTCCGACGAGGAGCTCGCGAGGATGATTCAG GCGGAAGAAGAGGCACTTCTACTGCAACAGTACAGCATACAAAGTGACGGAGGAGAGGTTTTCAGAGAAAGAGTTGAGCCATACATGCGCCAGGTTCTGAAG TACGAGGATCCGTTGCGTCAGGAAGCAGCTCTGAAGACGGTTCCTGTAGATGAACTTAAGGAGAAGGCGCTGATTTCACTGGCCAAG GAAGGGATCTTCAGTCCTTCGAAAAATGAAGAGGATCATGCCTTTCTGTTGCAATTGCTCTTCTGGTTTAAGCAATCATTCAG ATGGGTTAATGCACCAGCTTGTGACATCTGTGACCGTGAAACATCTGTGGTTGGAATGGGAAACCCACTTCCCTCAGAAATTGAATTCGGTGCCTCCCGTGTTGAGATCTATAG GTGCAACCATTGTTCGAGCATCACCCGTTTCCCAAGATACAATGATCCGCATAAG CTTATACAAACTAGGAAAGGACGCTGTGGAGAATGGGCGAATTGCTTCACATTCTACTGTCGAGTTTATGGATATGAAGCTCGTTTG ATTCTGGATTTCACTGATCATGTCTGGACAGAATGTTTTTCAAACCTCTATGGGAG ATGGATTCACTTAGATCCATGCGAAGGAGTCTATGATAATCCCTTGCTGTATGAGAAAGG GTGGAACAAGAAATTAGATTATGCAATTGGTATCTCAAAAGATGGAGTACATGATATAACAAAACGCTACACCAGAAAGTGGCATGAG GTTCTCTCTAGGCGGACCATTACCTCCGAGGATACAGTTTCAGCTATTCTGATGAATATAACTAGAAAGTGTCGCAGTGGATTGTCAAGTGATGAACTCTTAGCCTTAGAAAACCGTGACAGGAAAGAGTCCGAGGAACTTAGTAAAGCTACCTATCTTGAAGTTAACAACAGCATATCTCTACCTGGAAGGCAAAGTGGTTCTGTGGAATGGAGAGCAGCAAGGTCAGAATTGGGCCAAGCAGACTCACTCAGTTGCTCGTCGTGTCCTATTCGGAGATGCGTGGATGCTCATGTTTCAAAAATATATGATGCTCTTTCAGCTATTCTTTCTCATTTTTGTGATAATAACATCCCTAATGAAAGAATCATTGAAGTTTTCGTCACATTGAGGAGCTTGATGCAAAATCTTAAAGATGCCAACTTCAAAAGCAGGAGAGTCACATTAGATCAAAAATTGCAGCAAATTTTTGAGATACTTCCCTCTGCTGAAAGATTGCTTTCTGCTATTTCTTTAAAAGCAGAGTTACACACTGTTGGAGATCCATCCGTGGCTACAGATGGAAATCTAATACATACGTCCTTAGCATTACCAGTAGCACTAGATGCAGTTGATGAGATACTAAGTAACTATAAGAGCAATATCTTTTACACAAAAGGTCATCAATTCCCAAGAGGCAATAGACTCTGTTCAGGTTCAGTCCTTGCAAGCAGTGAGCAGCTCCCAATTGGAATT GCAACAGCAGCCTTTGACGGCATTCGCTTGTCCAAATGGGAAGAACCTGATGGAGCCAAAG GATGTTGGCTAATGTACAAGGTGCATGGTGGCCAAACTTGCGAGTTGGAGTCATATGATTTGATGTCAGCTAATGATGCTCCTGAGAGGGATCCAATGGACTG GGTCCTTGAAGGGAGCACAGACCAAGGTTCTACCTGGAATACTATTGATGCTCGGAGTTCTGTAATCTTCGGCAGCCGTTTCTGTAGGAAATCATTTACTGTTGACAAGAGATACAAAGCAAATGTACTTCG GTTTCGGTTTCTACGTGGG
- the LOC109753701 gene encoding peptide-N(4)-(N-acetyl-beta-glucosaminyl)asparagine amidase isoform X2, translating to MVARRFLVRQVPADEEHTVEYDTEDGLDVLRFQIFSLTSVPPDLQKIEVEADGSVVDDGTDLESISEVLRLVPIGEGDDVDAAAAAAARAQEKSDEELARMIQAEEEALLLQQYSIQSDGGEVFRERVEPYMRQVLKYEDPLRQEAALKTVPVDELKEKALISLAKEGIFSPSKNEEDHAFLLQLLFWFKQSFRWVNAPACDICDRETSVVGMGNPLPSEIEFGASRVEIYRCNHCSSITRFPRYNDPHKLIQTRKGRCGEWANCFTFYCRVYGYEARLILDFTDHVWTECFSNLYGRWIHLDPCEGVYDNPLLYEKGWNKKLDYAIGISKDGVHDITKRYTRKWHEVLSRRTITSEDTVSAILMNITRKCRSGLSSDELLALENRDRKESEELSKATYLEVNNSISLPGRQSGSVEWRAARSELGQADSLSCSSCPIRRCVDAHVSKIYDALSAILSHFCDNNIPNERIIEVFVTLRSLMQNLKDANFKSRRVTLDQKLQQIFEILPSAERLLSAISLKAELHTVGDPSVATDGNLIHTSLALPVALDAVDEILSNYKSNIFYTKGHQFPRGNRLCSGSVLASSEQLPIGIATAAFDGIRLSKWEEPDGAKGCWLMYKVHGGQTCELESYDLMSANDAPERDPMDWVLEGSTDQGSTWNTIDARSSVIFGSRFCRKSFTVDKRYKANVLRFRFLRGRESSANPRFQIGSIDFYGETHMA from the exons ATGGTGGCTCGCAGGTTCTTAGTCCGGCAGGTCCCCGCCGACGAGGAGCACACGGTCGAGTACGACACGGAGGACGGACTCGACGTCCTCCGGTTTCAGATCTTCTCGCTCACCTCCGTCCCGCCCGACCTCCAGAAG ATCGAGGTGGAGGCGGATGGCTCCGTGGTCGACGACGGCACCGACCTCGAGTCCATTTCTGAGGTCCTCCGCCTCGTCCCCATCGGCGAGGGGGATGACGTGGATGCAGCGGCGGCTGCAGCTGCGAGGGCGCAGGAGAAGTCCGACGAGGAGCTCGCGAGGATGATTCAG GCGGAAGAAGAGGCACTTCTACTGCAACAGTACAGCATACAAAGTGACGGAGGAGAGGTTTTCAGAGAAAGAGTTGAGCCATACATGCGCCAGGTTCTGAAG TACGAGGATCCGTTGCGTCAGGAAGCAGCTCTGAAGACGGTTCCTGTAGATGAACTTAAGGAGAAGGCGCTGATTTCACTGGCCAAG GAAGGGATCTTCAGTCCTTCGAAAAATGAAGAGGATCATGCCTTTCTGTTGCAATTGCTCTTCTGGTTTAAGCAATCATTCAG ATGGGTTAATGCACCAGCTTGTGACATCTGTGACCGTGAAACATCTGTGGTTGGAATGGGAAACCCACTTCCCTCAGAAATTGAATTCGGTGCCTCCCGTGTTGAGATCTATAG GTGCAACCATTGTTCGAGCATCACCCGTTTCCCAAGATACAATGATCCGCATAAG CTTATACAAACTAGGAAAGGACGCTGTGGAGAATGGGCGAATTGCTTCACATTCTACTGTCGAGTTTATGGATATGAAGCTCGTTTG ATTCTGGATTTCACTGATCATGTCTGGACAGAATGTTTTTCAAACCTCTATGGGAG ATGGATTCACTTAGATCCATGCGAAGGAGTCTATGATAATCCCTTGCTGTATGAGAAAGG GTGGAACAAGAAATTAGATTATGCAATTGGTATCTCAAAAGATGGAGTACATGATATAACAAAACGCTACACCAGAAAGTGGCATGAG GTTCTCTCTAGGCGGACCATTACCTCCGAGGATACAGTTTCAGCTATTCTGATGAATATAACTAGAAAGTGTCGCAGTGGATTGTCAAGTGATGAACTCTTAGCCTTAGAAAACCGTGACAGGAAAGAGTCCGAGGAACTTAGTAAAGCTACCTATCTTGAAGTTAACAACAGCATATCTCTACCTGGAAGGCAAAGTGGTTCTGTGGAATGGAGAGCAGCAAGGTCAGAATTGGGCCAAGCAGACTCACTCAGTTGCTCGTCGTGTCCTATTCGGAGATGCGTGGATGCTCATGTTTCAAAAATATATGATGCTCTTTCAGCTATTCTTTCTCATTTTTGTGATAATAACATCCCTAATGAAAGAATCATTGAAGTTTTCGTCACATTGAGGAGCTTGATGCAAAATCTTAAAGATGCCAACTTCAAAAGCAGGAGAGTCACATTAGATCAAAAATTGCAGCAAATTTTTGAGATACTTCCCTCTGCTGAAAGATTGCTTTCTGCTATTTCTTTAAAAGCAGAGTTACACACTGTTGGAGATCCATCCGTGGCTACAGATGGAAATCTAATACATACGTCCTTAGCATTACCAGTAGCACTAGATGCAGTTGATGAGATACTAAGTAACTATAAGAGCAATATCTTTTACACAAAAGGTCATCAATTCCCAAGAGGCAATAGACTCTGTTCAGGTTCAGTCCTTGCAAGCAGTGAGCAGCTCCCAATTGGAATT GCAACAGCAGCCTTTGACGGCATTCGCTTGTCCAAATGGGAAGAACCTGATGGAGCCAAAG GATGTTGGCTAATGTACAAGGTGCATGGTGGCCAAACTTGCGAGTTGGAGTCATATGATTTGATGTCAGCTAATGATGCTCCTGAGAGGGATCCAATGGACTG GGTCCTTGAAGGGAGCACAGACCAAGGTTCTACCTGGAATACTATTGATGCTCGGAGTTCTGTAATCTTCGGCAGCCGTTTCTGTAGGAAATCATTTACTGTTGACAAGAGATACAAAGCAAATGTACTTCG GTTTCGGTTTCTACGTGGG